One region of Qipengyuania sp. SS22 genomic DNA includes:
- a CDS encoding TetR/AcrR family transcriptional regulator, which translates to MLTVSTLPASYHHGNLRDALLAAGLEALEGAEGKAPSLRELAREVGVSATAVYRHFPDKQALDKALAQEGLALLGSEQAKAAEKAGGGAAGFAETGRTYVRFALAHPALFRLMFTQGHPVDDRDTPDQARALLTTHTQTLTSDPERAETLALQAWSIAHGVAMLMLDGRICADDTLIDRLLDTDSLFP; encoded by the coding sequence ATGCTAACAGTGTCAACATTGCCCGCCAGCTACCATCACGGCAATTTGCGCGACGCCTTGCTCGCAGCCGGCCTGGAAGCCCTTGAAGGCGCCGAGGGCAAGGCACCCTCGCTCCGCGAACTGGCGCGCGAGGTCGGGGTTTCGGCGACTGCGGTCTATCGCCACTTTCCCGACAAACAGGCGCTCGACAAGGCGCTCGCGCAGGAGGGCCTCGCGCTACTCGGAAGCGAGCAGGCGAAAGCGGCGGAGAAAGCGGGCGGCGGTGCAGCGGGCTTTGCCGAGACGGGGCGAACCTATGTCCGTTTCGCGCTCGCGCATCCCGCGCTTTTCCGGCTGATGTTCACCCAGGGTCATCCGGTCGACGACCGCGACACACCCGATCAGGCGCGCGCGCTCCTGACCACACATACACAGACACTCACCAGCGATCCCGAACGCGCCGAAACACTCGCATTGCAGGCGTGGTCGATTGCGCATGGAGTTGCGATGCTGATGCTCGACGGGCGCATTTGCGCCGACGATACGCTGATCGACCGCTTGCTCGATACGGACAGCCTGTTCCCCTAA
- a CDS encoding carotenoid oxygenase family protein, whose protein sequence is MASVIEKTIRKAVTPALQAVASINRGRLPGAGENPFLHGIHTPLKEEFTLDHPTVTGTIPAELDGRYVRIGPNPFGDVGKGHHWFLGDGMVHGVRLKDGQAEWYRNRFIRSAELEGKGGPAAVGGPRRGFGDTVNTNVLDIGGTIMALVEANSFPVELDGNLDSVAYSDFGGRLTGSFTAHPHQCPTTGEFHAICYDGPSQDTIRHVAMDRRGKVLRETEIAVKHGPSIHDCALTANFVIILDLPVTFSMQALMAGHKFPYRWNRNHKARVGLLPRGATGDEVVWHEVDPCYVFHVGNSFEDETGQVIIDVCAYETIFDGEMPGPYGKALGLERWTVDGQGGKVIRETTDAAGQEFPRPDKRYFTKPHRYLWSMGMPEDGDLEFVAPMPLYRHDLATGERVQHVFGDGRIPGEFVFVPRAVDAPEGDGWVMGYVIDRNQGTSALEILDAMSLSPIATVHIPHLIPPGFHGNWIAAS, encoded by the coding sequence ATGGCAAGCGTCATCGAGAAAACCATCCGTAAAGCAGTCACTCCCGCGCTGCAGGCGGTTGCCAGCATCAACCGCGGGCGTTTGCCCGGTGCTGGGGAGAACCCCTTCCTGCACGGTATCCATACGCCGTTGAAAGAGGAATTCACGCTCGATCATCCAACGGTGACCGGCACCATACCCGCCGAACTCGATGGCCGCTATGTCCGGATCGGCCCCAACCCCTTCGGAGACGTCGGCAAGGGCCATCACTGGTTTTTGGGCGATGGCATGGTGCACGGCGTCCGGCTCAAGGACGGCCAGGCCGAATGGTATCGCAACCGCTTCATCCGGTCCGCCGAACTCGAAGGCAAGGGCGGTCCGGCGGCGGTGGGCGGCCCGCGCCGCGGTTTTGGTGATACGGTTAACACCAATGTCCTCGATATCGGCGGAACGATCATGGCGCTGGTCGAGGCCAACAGCTTCCCGGTCGAGCTCGACGGCAATCTCGACAGCGTCGCCTATTCCGATTTCGGCGGCCGACTGACCGGCTCCTTCACCGCGCATCCGCATCAATGCCCGACCACGGGTGAATTCCACGCGATCTGCTATGATGGCCCATCGCAGGATACGATCCGCCACGTAGCGATGGACCGGCGCGGCAAGGTGCTGCGCGAAACCGAGATCGCGGTGAAGCACGGCCCCTCGATCCACGACTGTGCGCTGACCGCAAACTTCGTAATCATTCTCGACCTGCCAGTGACTTTCTCGATGCAGGCGCTGATGGCGGGGCACAAATTCCCCTATCGCTGGAACCGCAATCACAAGGCGCGGGTCGGATTGCTGCCGCGCGGTGCCACCGGCGACGAGGTCGTGTGGCACGAGGTCGATCCCTGCTATGTTTTCCATGTCGGCAACAGTTTCGAAGACGAAACCGGCCAGGTAATCATCGATGTCTGCGCCTATGAAACCATTTTCGACGGCGAGATGCCGGGGCCCTATGGCAAGGCGCTCGGGCTTGAACGCTGGACGGTCGATGGGCAGGGCGGGAAAGTCATTCGCGAGACCACGGACGCGGCGGGCCAGGAATTTCCCCGGCCGGACAAGCGCTATTTCACCAAGCCCCATCGCTATCTCTGGTCGATGGGCATGCCCGAAGACGGGGACCTCGAATTTGTCGCACCGATGCCGCTCTATCGCCACGATCTTGCCACTGGCGAACGGGTGCAACATGTTTTCGGGGACGGGCGGATTCCCGGCGAATTCGTCTTCGTCCCGCGCGCGGTCGACGCGCCCGAAGGTGATGGCTGGGTCATGGGCTATGTGATCGACCGCAACCAGGGCACCAGCGCACTCGAGATCCTCGACGCGATGAGCCTTTCCCCGATCGCGACGGTCCATATCCCGCACCTCATCCCACCGGGCTTCCACGGCAACTGGATCGCCGCTAGCTAG
- a CDS encoding ABC transporter ATP-binding protein, with translation MDPILELSGLSKVYPGGLKALDDVDLTVSRGEIFALLGPNGAGKTTLIGAVCGLVRPSSGTIHAFGYDLASDWRRARSRIGLVPQELSTDMFEPVERAVSYSRGLFGLAPDRERIEEILRSLSLWDKRDERIMALSGGMKRRVLIAKALAHEPDLLFLDEPTAGVDVELRKSMWAIIDDMRSRGVTIILTTHYIEEAEMMADRVGIINRGKLLMVDEKDAMMARLGRTEAHIALAQPLTVLPPAIARFPVELEEGGMSLCYRGGDGTGKGKAEVADLTKALIAAGIDYTGIETRESSLEDIFVSLLGEGEAA, from the coding sequence GTGGATCCGATTCTCGAACTCAGCGGCCTGTCGAAGGTCTATCCCGGCGGGCTGAAAGCGCTCGACGATGTCGATCTTACCGTCAGCAGGGGCGAGATTTTCGCGCTGCTCGGTCCCAATGGGGCGGGCAAGACCACGCTGATCGGTGCGGTCTGCGGGTTGGTGCGGCCCAGTTCGGGCACGATCCACGCCTTTGGCTACGACCTCGCCAGCGACTGGCGCCGGGCGCGCAGCCGTATCGGTCTGGTGCCGCAGGAACTCAGCACCGACATGTTCGAACCCGTCGAACGCGCGGTCAGCTATTCGCGCGGGCTGTTCGGTCTTGCACCCGACCGCGAGCGGATCGAGGAAATCCTGCGCAGCCTGAGCCTGTGGGACAAGCGCGACGAGCGCATCATGGCGTTGTCGGGCGGAATGAAACGCCGCGTGCTGATTGCCAAGGCGCTGGCGCATGAGCCCGATTTGCTGTTCCTCGATGAACCCACCGCGGGCGTCGATGTCGAATTGCGCAAGAGCATGTGGGCGATCATCGACGATATGCGCAGCCGCGGCGTGACGATCATCCTCACCACGCATTATATCGAGGAAGCCGAGATGATGGCCGACCGCGTGGGGATCATCAATCGTGGGAAGTTGCTGATGGTCGACGAGAAGGATGCCATGATGGCCCGGCTCGGCCGCACCGAGGCGCATATCGCGCTGGCCCAGCCGCTGACCGTACTCCCGCCCGCCATCGCGCGCTTCCCGGTCGAGCTGGAGGAGGGCGGTATGTCGCTCTGCTATCGCGGCGGCGACGGAACCGGCAAGGGCAAGGCCGAGGTCGCGGACCTCACCAAGGCACTGATCGCAGCGGGGATCGACTACACCGGCATCGAAACGCGCGAGAGCAGCCTCGAGGACATTTTCGTCTCGCTGCTGGGCGAGGGGGAGGCGGCATGA
- a CDS encoding ABC transporter permease: MISWRSTWSIYTRELMRFLRTAFQSVLAPVLTTSLYFIVFGAAIGGRMPDLGGVEYGAFIIPGLLMLTLLGETTSNSSFGIYMPRFTGTIYELLSAPVGVAETLIGFVGAAMTKSLLLAAIILITARLFVDYSIAHPLLAVCYIMLVAAAFSLFGFILGIWADNFEKLGIIPMLFLTPLTFLGGTFYSIDMLPEPWDTIALANPIVYLVSGLRWTFYGSSDVDIWISFGITLGFLAACVAVIAYIFKTGWRLRA, encoded by the coding sequence ATGATCTCCTGGCGTTCGACCTGGTCGATCTACACGCGCGAACTGATGCGCTTCCTGCGCACCGCGTTCCAATCGGTGCTTGCACCCGTGCTGACCACTTCGCTCTATTTCATCGTCTTCGGCGCGGCGATCGGCGGGCGCATGCCCGATCTTGGCGGGGTGGAATATGGCGCCTTCATCATCCCCGGCCTGCTGATGCTCACACTGCTGGGCGAAACCACCAGCAATTCCAGTTTCGGCATCTACATGCCGCGCTTCACCGGCACGATCTACGAACTGCTCAGCGCGCCGGTGGGCGTTGCCGAGACGCTGATCGGCTTCGTGGGCGCCGCGATGACCAAGAGCTTGCTGCTCGCCGCGATCATCCTGATAACCGCGCGGCTGTTCGTCGATTATTCGATCGCGCACCCCTTGCTTGCGGTGTGCTACATCATGCTGGTCGCCGCGGCCTTCAGCCTGTTCGGCTTCATCCTCGGCATCTGGGCGGACAATTTCGAAAAGCTCGGCATCATCCCGATGCTGTTCCTGACCCCACTGACCTTTCTCGGTGGGACCTTCTATTCGATCGATATGCTGCCCGAACCGTGGGATACGATCGCGCTGGCCAATCCGATCGTCTATCTGGTCAGCGGATTGCGCTGGACCTTCTACGGATCGAGCGATGTCGACATCTGGATCAGCTTCGGCATCACGCTCGGCTTCCTCGCAGCCTGCGTCGCGGTGATCGCCTATATCTTCAAGACCGGATGGCGCCTGCGCGCCTGA
- a CDS encoding YdiY family protein, which translates to MRFIPFLFPVTVAFMAVPAQAELPEGARAMIDAAIATGDERKVATVLDLARRTWPAEKREIKAISTEWKSTVAARKAEQAQAEEQAIREAGLFERWSGEAELGAFQSSGNTDSIGVLAALKLDRKGIDWTHAIHLRADYRRQNGSTSREQFLASYEPRWQFDDNVFAYGLAQYQRDRIQGFSARYSVSGGFGYRVVNNDRLELSVKAGPAYRVTDFTDGTSASRLAGLVGLDFDWQMLDRLKLTQDVEALAETGGEATVIFDSANTTVNLVTGLDFRISDRLRSRLSYKIEYDSNPPDGTVGTDTQTRATLIYGF; encoded by the coding sequence ATGCGTTTCATTCCGTTCCTTTTTCCGGTCACGGTCGCATTCATGGCTGTTCCAGCGCAGGCGGAACTTCCCGAGGGTGCACGTGCGATGATCGATGCCGCGATTGCCACCGGCGATGAACGTAAGGTTGCCACTGTGCTCGACCTCGCCCGCCGCACCTGGCCGGCGGAAAAACGCGAGATTAAAGCGATCTCGACCGAGTGGAAAAGCACGGTGGCAGCGCGAAAGGCGGAGCAGGCGCAAGCCGAGGAACAAGCCATCCGCGAGGCCGGACTGTTCGAACGATGGAGTGGCGAAGCCGAACTTGGCGCTTTCCAGTCGAGTGGGAATACCGACTCGATTGGCGTGCTGGCTGCGCTCAAGCTTGATCGCAAGGGGATCGACTGGACCCATGCTATCCACCTGCGCGCCGACTATCGACGCCAGAACGGATCGACCAGTCGCGAACAATTCCTCGCCTCTTATGAGCCGCGCTGGCAGTTCGACGACAACGTTTTTGCCTATGGTCTGGCGCAATATCAGCGCGACCGGATCCAGGGCTTCTCCGCCCGCTATTCGGTCTCGGGTGGCTTCGGTTATCGGGTGGTAAATAACGACCGGCTCGAATTATCGGTCAAGGCCGGCCCGGCTTATCGCGTGACCGATTTTACTGATGGCACCAGCGCAAGCCGGCTCGCAGGACTGGTCGGCCTCGATTTCGATTGGCAAATGCTCGACCGGCTCAAACTGACGCAGGACGTCGAGGCACTGGCTGAGACCGGGGGCGAGGCGACCGTAATCTTCGATAGTGCGAATACCACCGTCAACCTTGTGACGGGGCTCGATTTCCGCATCAGCGACCGGCTGCGCTCGCGGCTTTCCTACAAGATCGAATATGACAGCAATCCCCCGGACGGCACCGTCGGGACCGATACGCAGACCCGCGCCACGCTGATCTACGGTTTTTGA
- the tgt gene encoding tRNA guanosine(34) transglycosylase Tgt — MSKRFEFSIHATDGAARTGTIAMRRGDIRTPAFMPVGTAATVKAMKPETVRKTGADIILGNTYHLMLRPGAERVARLGGLHKFMNWQRPILTDSGGYQVMSLSELRKLTEQGVEFRSHIDGSKHMLTPERSMEIQRLLGSDIVMAFDECPRADRPRDEIAESMEMSMRWAKRSRDGFDAGGEHAERSALFGIQQGALDEDLRRISADKLADIGFDGYAIGGLAVGEGQEAMFATLDYAPGQLPADRPRYLMGVGKPDDLVGAVERGVDMFDCVLPSRSGRNGQAFTWNGPINLRNARFAEDQEPLDSRCACDTCGTYTRAYLHHLVKSQEILGAMLMTEHNIAFYQQLMQAMRDAIGEGRFAQFARDFRRDYLR; from the coding sequence ATGAGCAAACGCTTCGAATTCTCCATCCACGCCACCGATGGCGCCGCGCGCACTGGCACCATTGCCATGCGGCGCGGAGACATCCGCACGCCTGCATTCATGCCGGTCGGCACGGCGGCGACGGTCAAGGCGATGAAGCCCGAGACCGTCCGCAAGACGGGTGCGGACATCATCCTTGGCAACACCTATCACCTGATGCTGCGTCCGGGGGCCGAACGGGTCGCGCGGTTGGGCGGTCTGCATAAGTTCATGAATTGGCAGCGCCCGATCCTGACCGACAGCGGCGGTTATCAGGTGATGAGCCTGTCCGAGCTGCGCAAGCTGACCGAGCAGGGCGTCGAGTTTCGTAGCCATATTGATGGCTCGAAGCACATGCTCACGCCCGAGCGCAGCATGGAAATCCAGCGTCTGCTGGGCAGCGATATCGTGATGGCGTTCGACGAATGTCCGCGTGCCGACCGCCCGCGGGACGAGATCGCGGAAAGCATGGAAATGTCGATGCGCTGGGCAAAGCGCAGCCGCGACGGCTTTGACGCGGGCGGCGAGCATGCCGAGCGATCGGCGCTGTTCGGGATCCAGCAAGGTGCGCTCGACGAGGATCTGCGCCGCATCAGCGCGGACAAGCTGGCCGATATCGGCTTCGACGGATACGCCATTGGCGGGCTCGCGGTGGGCGAGGGGCAGGAAGCGATGTTCGCCACGCTCGATTATGCGCCGGGTCAGTTGCCGGCGGATCGCCCGCGCTACCTGATGGGCGTGGGCAAACCCGACGATCTGGTCGGCGCGGTCGAGCGCGGGGTCGACATGTTCGATTGCGTTCTGCCCAGCCGCTCGGGCCGCAACGGCCAGGCCTTTACCTGGAACGGGCCGATCAATCTGCGCAATGCCCGCTTTGCTGAGGATCAGGAGCCGCTCGACAGCCGCTGCGCCTGCGACACCTGCGGCACTTATACGCGCGCCTATCTGCACCATCTGGTCAAGTCTCAGGAAATCCTCGGCGCGATGTTGATGACCGAGCACAACATTGCGTTCTACCAGCAGCTTATGCAGGCGATGCGCGATGCGATCGGGGAAGGGCGGTTCGCGCAGTTCGCTCGTGATTTCCGCCGCGACTACTTGCGTTGA
- a CDS encoding M50 family metallopeptidase codes for MTDNPQPVVAPVKWGLPYAEDHMQPVIQREQSYILAFAVLTIIAWQTEIGTLALMPFTLLATWFHEMAHGLTAMLLGAEFERLVIFANGSGFAEYSGSMWGIGQAIVAAAGLLGPSIAGCLMIIASRSRLATRWVLLGLAAALAVTTLVWVRSITGWIVLPLFAVAASYVALRGNAKWQRISVEFLGVQGAVSVYQDLGYLFSPGGQLGGKAALSDTGRIADALLLPYWFWGGVITAVIVAMVWKSLQIASRY; via the coding sequence ATGACGGATAATCCCCAGCCGGTCGTCGCGCCCGTGAAATGGGGCCTGCCCTATGCGGAGGACCACATGCAGCCGGTAATCCAACGCGAGCAAAGCTATATCCTCGCCTTCGCTGTGCTGACGATTATCGCCTGGCAGACCGAGATCGGGACGCTGGCGCTCATGCCGTTTACACTCCTGGCAACCTGGTTCCACGAGATGGCGCACGGGCTGACAGCCATGCTGCTCGGCGCCGAGTTCGAGCGTCTGGTGATCTTTGCCAATGGCTCGGGATTTGCCGAATATTCCGGGAGCATGTGGGGCATCGGGCAGGCCATCGTCGCAGCGGCGGGCTTGCTGGGCCCGAGTATTGCGGGATGCCTGATGATCATCGCCTCGCGTTCGCGGCTGGCCACCCGCTGGGTACTGCTTGGCCTTGCGGCCGCGTTGGCGGTAACGACGCTGGTCTGGGTACGCTCTATTACCGGTTGGATCGTGCTGCCGCTATTCGCCGTCGCGGCAAGTTACGTCGCGCTGCGCGGCAATGCGAAATGGCAACGCATATCGGTCGAGTTCCTCGGCGTGCAGGGCGCGGTGAGCGTGTACCAGGACCTTGGCTATCTGTTCAGCCCTGGTGGCCAGCTTGGCGGGAAAGCGGCCCTGTCCGACACCGGCCGCATCGCCGATGCCCTGCTCCTGCCTTATTGGTTCTGGGGCGGAGTGATCACTGCGGTGATCGTGGCGATGGTATGGAAATCACTGCAGATCGCCAGCCGCTATTGA
- a CDS encoding alpha/beta hydrolase family protein: MNKLLAGVAAISFCAAATPLSAETAEEDATAFGARQSVIHASLSPSGDKLAYVASVGAGGEALYTVDLAAGTPPQRALAALDGLSDLAYCNWITEQRLVCQTIVSREDESIGRYISATRMIAVNSDGSEPNVIEGARSLRALSHTYYGGGIVSLNAESDDSSILVSRLYGKESSLNTRLANQKDGLGVVSHDVDTGREKRVEAPDKDAFGYIADSNGVVRIKGTGNATARGYSKDTLAYFYREQGSQRWQPLSRAEIDSQTVDGFEPHAVDAAGNVVYGFDYGDRGFTNLYSIALDGSLAKSLVLSAEGADVDDLITIGRRQRVIGASFATEKRLVKYFDPGLRDLAVALGNALPGQPIVNFVGASEDERKLLIVTGSDVDPGMLYRFNRDTNELSPLLPVREMTEGRQLAEMKPVTFPAADGTVIPGYLTLPTGSDGKNIPAIVMPHGGPSARDEWGFDWLVQFFAARGYAVLQPNFRGSTGYGKAWFGKNGVKAWRTAIGDVNDAGRWLVSQGIANSEKLAIVGWSYGGYAALQSQVVDPELYKAVVAVAPVTDWRQLIEEERMSSNFRLVQKFVGDGPHLEQGSPMRNAQSFAAPVFLVHGTADNNVDVEQSRDMEAALRRAGKSVEYLEFEGLEHSLRDGASRKDMLMRIDAFLSTNLGS; encoded by the coding sequence ATGAACAAGTTACTCGCGGGTGTCGCCGCCATTTCTTTTTGCGCGGCTGCCACGCCGCTCTCCGCAGAGACTGCTGAAGAAGACGCTACTGCCTTTGGCGCGCGGCAATCGGTGATCCATGCCAGCCTGTCGCCTTCGGGTGACAAGCTTGCCTATGTCGCCAGCGTCGGCGCGGGCGGCGAAGCGCTTTACACGGTCGACCTTGCTGCGGGCACGCCGCCGCAACGCGCGCTTGCCGCACTCGATGGCCTGAGCGATCTGGCCTATTGCAACTGGATCACCGAACAGCGCCTTGTTTGCCAGACGATTGTATCGCGCGAGGACGAGTCGATCGGGCGCTACATCTCGGCAACCCGCATGATTGCGGTGAATTCCGATGGCAGCGAACCAAACGTTATCGAGGGCGCCCGCTCGCTGCGGGCTCTGAGCCATACCTATTACGGCGGCGGGATCGTCTCGCTCAATGCCGAGAGCGACGACAGTTCGATCCTAGTTAGCCGGTTATATGGCAAGGAAAGCTCGCTCAACACACGCCTTGCCAATCAGAAGGACGGTCTTGGCGTCGTTTCGCACGATGTCGATACGGGGAGAGAAAAGCGTGTCGAAGCGCCGGACAAGGACGCTTTCGGATATATCGCGGACAGTAACGGCGTCGTTCGGATAAAAGGCACCGGTAACGCGACAGCGCGCGGTTACTCGAAGGATACGCTGGCCTACTTTTACCGCGAGCAAGGGTCACAGCGCTGGCAGCCGCTTTCTCGGGCGGAGATCGACAGCCAGACCGTTGATGGATTTGAACCGCATGCCGTCGATGCAGCCGGTAATGTGGTGTATGGCTTCGATTACGGCGACCGGGGTTTTACCAACCTCTATTCGATCGCGCTTGATGGCAGCCTGGCGAAGTCGCTGGTGCTTTCCGCCGAGGGTGCCGATGTCGACGATCTGATAACGATAGGCCGCCGTCAGCGCGTGATCGGTGCCAGTTTCGCGACCGAGAAGCGCTTGGTCAAATATTTCGACCCCGGACTGCGCGATCTGGCTGTTGCGCTGGGCAATGCACTTCCCGGCCAGCCGATTGTGAATTTCGTCGGCGCGAGCGAGGACGAGCGCAAGCTGCTGATTGTTACGGGGTCGGATGTCGATCCGGGCATGCTGTATCGCTTCAACCGCGATACCAACGAGCTGAGCCCGTTGCTGCCCGTGCGTGAGATGACCGAGGGGCGCCAACTGGCCGAGATGAAGCCGGTAACCTTTCCTGCCGCCGACGGAACCGTGATCCCCGGCTACCTCACACTGCCGACCGGGTCGGACGGAAAGAACATACCCGCCATCGTCATGCCGCACGGCGGCCCTTCCGCCCGAGACGAATGGGGCTTCGACTGGCTGGTCCAGTTCTTTGCCGCACGAGGCTACGCGGTGCTGCAGCCCAACTTCCGCGGCTCGACAGGCTACGGCAAGGCTTGGTTCGGCAAGAACGGCGTCAAGGCATGGCGTACCGCCATTGGCGATGTAAACGATGCCGGTCGCTGGCTGGTCTCGCAGGGGATCGCGAATTCGGAAAAGCTAGCAATCGTCGGGTGGTCCTATGGCGGCTATGCAGCGTTGCAATCGCAGGTCGTGGATCCCGAGCTATACAAGGCTGTGGTCGCGGTCGCGCCGGTCACCGATTGGCGGCAGCTGATCGAGGAGGAGAGAATGTCCTCCAATTTCCGCCTCGTTCAGAAATTCGTCGGCGATGGACCGCATCTCGAACAGGGCAGCCCGATGCGCAACGCTCAGTCCTTCGCCGCACCTGTCTTCCTCGTCCATGGCACGGCCGACAACAACGTCGACGTCGAGCAGTCGCGCGATATGGAAGCGGCACTAAGGCGAGCGGGCAAATCCGTCGAATATCTCGAATTCGAGGGCCTGGAACACTCGCTCCGCGATGGTGCATCGCGCAAGGACATGCTGATGCGGATCGACGCGTTCCTCTCCACCAACCTCGGCTCCTGA
- the rpsD gene encoding 30S ribosomal protein S4: MTKRTSAKYKLDRRMGENIWGRPNSPVNKRSYGPGQHGQRRKSKMSDFGLQLRAKQKLKGYYGDVTEKQFKRTYKEASAMKGDTGQNLVGLLEQRLDMVVYRAKFAPTIFAARQIVSHGHILLNGVKTNIASARVKVGDVVALGKKAQEMALVIEAQSLPERDIPDYVAPDGNDKVTFTRVPKLDEVPYPVTMEPNLVVEFYSR; encoded by the coding sequence ATGACGAAGCGCACCAGCGCCAAGTACAAGCTCGACCGCCGGATGGGCGAAAACATCTGGGGTCGCCCGAACAGCCCGGTCAACAAGCGTTCCTACGGTCCCGGCCAGCACGGTCAGCGCCGCAAGAGCAAGATGAGCGACTTCGGCCTGCAGCTGCGCGCCAAGCAGAAGCTCAAGGGCTATTACGGTGACGTCACCGAGAAGCAGTTCAAGCGCACCTACAAGGAAGCGTCGGCGATGAAGGGCGACACGGGCCAGAACCTCGTCGGCCTGCTCGAACAGCGTCTCGACATGGTCGTGTATCGCGCCAAGTTCGCGCCCACCATCTTCGCCGCCCGCCAGATCGTGAGCCATGGCCACATCCTGCTCAACGGCGTGAAGACCAACATCGCCTCGGCCCGCGTCAAGGTCGGCGACGTTGTGGCACTCGGCAAGAAGGCGCAGGAAATGGCGCTGGTCATCGAAGCGCAGAGCCTGCCCGAGCGCGACATCCCCGACTACGTCGCTCCCGACGGCAACGACAAGGTGACCTTCACCCGCGTGCCCAAGCTCGACGAAGTGCCTTATCCGGTGACGATGGAACCGAACCTCGTGGTCGAATTCTACTCGCGCTAA
- a CDS encoding chorismate mutase, with translation MTQDYKLPDDCSDMRDVRRGVDATDRELMDLLERRFGYMRAAARIKSERNAVRDEARKAEVIGNARSDAVRRNLPADPLGQIWEDLVETSIAYELVEWDRLREGN, from the coding sequence ATGACCCAGGATTACAAATTGCCCGACGACTGCAGCGATATGCGCGATGTCCGGCGCGGCGTCGATGCGACCGACCGCGAATTGATGGATCTGCTCGAGCGGCGTTTCGGCTACATGCGTGCGGCGGCGCGGATCAAATCCGAGCGCAACGCCGTGCGCGACGAAGCGCGCAAAGCCGAGGTGATCGGCAATGCGCGCTCCGATGCGGTTCGTCGCAATCTTCCGGCAGATCCGCTCGGGCAGATATGGGAAGATTTGGTCGAAACCTCAATCGCTTACGAGCTGGTCGAGTGGGACCGGCTCCGCGAAGGAAATTAG
- a CDS encoding RNA methyltransferase, whose translation MSEADMRKPVIVLVRPQLGENIGKAARAMLNFGLTEMRLVEPRDGWPNPAAGPAAAGADDVLNRAQVFATTAEAVADCAHVYATTVRKRGVTKPVVTPEQASQEIAAAQGRSAILFGPERSGLETEDVALARAILTVPINPEFGSLNLAQAVILCAYEWSKHKHLVQPTQEDLLPPAPQEDLDGLVAHLEGMLAPKGYFLPESRAEASRRTLRGVLTKPGWNHLEVRTLRGVLSSLARPPRD comes from the coding sequence ATGAGCGAAGCTGATATGCGCAAACCCGTAATTGTCCTGGTGCGCCCGCAACTGGGCGAAAATATCGGCAAAGCGGCGCGCGCAATGCTCAATTTCGGGCTGACCGAGATGCGGCTGGTCGAACCGCGCGATGGCTGGCCCAACCCCGCAGCGGGACCTGCCGCGGCAGGTGCAGATGACGTGCTCAATCGGGCGCAGGTGTTTGCCACCACTGCTGAAGCCGTGGCCGATTGCGCGCATGTCTATGCCACCACGGTGCGCAAGCGCGGTGTCACCAAGCCTGTCGTCACCCCCGAGCAAGCCAGCCAGGAAATTGCCGCGGCGCAGGGTCGCAGCGCCATCCTGTTCGGGCCCGAACGCTCGGGCCTGGAAACAGAGGATGTAGCGCTCGCCCGCGCGATCCTGACGGTGCCCATCAATCCCGAATTCGGTTCACTCAATCTCGCGCAGGCGGTGATCCTGTGCGCCTATGAATGGTCCAAGCACAAGCATCTGGTCCAGCCCACGCAGGAAGACCTCCTGCCCCCCGCCCCGCAGGAAGATCTCGACGGTCTGGTCGCCCATCTCGAAGGCATGCTGGCACCCAAGGGCTATTTCCTCCCCGAGTCGCGCGCCGAAGCATCGCGCCGGACGCTGCGCGGTGTACTTACCAAGCCGGGCTGGAACCACCTCGAAGTCCGCACTTTGCGCGGGGTTTTGTCTTCCTTGGCGCGCCCACCCAGAGACTAG
- the nrdR gene encoding transcriptional regulator NrdR: protein MRCPFCAHDDSQVKDSRPTEDSTSIRRRRQCSSCGARFTTFERVQLREVTVLKSGDRRQPFDRTKLEQSIALACRKRDVPQERIDQLVSGIQRQVETAGEAEIASQRIGEMVMDGLRGLDSVAYIRFASVYRDFSEARDFEEFASTVQEAAANERS, encoded by the coding sequence ATGCGCTGCCCATTCTGCGCGCATGACGACAGCCAGGTAAAGGACAGTCGTCCGACCGAGGATTCCACCTCGATCAGGCGTCGCCGCCAGTGTTCCAGCTGCGGCGCCCGCTTCACCACGTTCGAACGCGTCCAGCTACGCGAGGTCACCGTGCTCAAATCGGGTGACCGCCGCCAACCCTTCGACCGCACCAAGCTCGAACAGTCGATCGCGCTCGCCTGCCGCAAGCGTGATGTCCCGCAGGAACGCATCGACCAGCTTGTCAGCGGGATCCAGCGCCAGGTCGAAACCGCCGGCGAGGCGGAGATCGCTTCGCAGCGTATCGGCGAAATGGTGATGGACGGACTGCGCGGCTTGGACAGCGTCGCCTATATCCGCTTTGCCTCGGTCTACCGCGACTTCAGCGAAGCGCGCGATTTCGAGGAATTCGCCAGCACTGTGCAGGAAGCGGCCGCCAATGAGCGAAGCTGA